Part of the Athalia rosae chromosome 2, iyAthRosa1.1, whole genome shotgun sequence genome, tCTTTCTCACATACGAAGAGATGCAGAAGGTTGAAAACATAAATTTgtcttactttttctctctaagGCAAAGAAGTAATTGCTTATTACTATTTCAGGATCAGGCTGGAGCGATAAGGAAGACGGCAAAATTCTTAAACAAAGTCGTAACAGCAAGCCAAGTTTCCGGGCTGTGCGAacacttgaaattttcaaaaatggcAGCGAACCCCGCGGTAAATTTGGAGTATATGATAGGAAAAAGTGAAGACTCGGATTTGAAGTTCATCAGAAAAGGGAAAGTAGGGGACTGGAGGAATCATATGAGCGTTGAATTAGCGGAAAGGTTTGACCAATGGACGGAAATTAACACCAAGGGGTCTGGGCTGAAGTTGGAGTACAAGCTACCTGGCCTAGAGGAATAATCTGTATAGTTTTCAAACGTCAATTTGTAATGGCATGttgttcattttatcgttcagaatcattgattttgtaatttgttttcaagatttttgtatgtaataaaaatgtgttcactgaaaaaaagatactcgcaaaattttattctgctCTTCACCCGGTTTCAAAATCGATACGTTTACTGCATACAACTTTCAAAATTCACATGAAATGCCAAAATTAGCGGACTGAGGTTCTTGTCCGGGTCCAGGTCTGACGATGAGCTCCTCCGGCGACCTAGGCTTACACCGATTAAAAGGTCGTGGATAAGATTGAGGAAGGTGAAATTTTAGCTTTCACATTTCAACTGTATGTAAgaattatgtataatactttatttggaaataaaaaaacaattataacTAAGGGATTGAAGGGAATAACATGATTGATTCACATCATCTATTTCGACATCGGACGTGAAAAGGTGATAACGTTGGAATAAGTCCTCATTTACTATACGTCGAACACTAAAGTCTGATGATTTTTGGTCGTGAAGTGCTGGTCATTTCAATTAAATGAACGATAGAGTATCTCTTACTAAAGTCGACGATGCCTTCTTCTCGGATTGACTGGAATTTTGTTCGATAGAACATTGAGAAATTCAGCAAAGATTGGTCGGTTGCGACACTATTGACTTCAACAAATGTATCGATTCATGAATACCAAGAGATATGTAATCAGAGGTGAAAGAATTAATCCACGGCACATGGTCGATTGCACTCGGTAAATTTTGCTAGATCTTGTGAATTCTTAAGGTGTACTCCGAGGAGGCTGATTGGGTggagttcgattttttctggcCTTGCGTTGATATGTATAAGGGTTTTGACCTCTTAATATTGACTGAATTCTCTGTAGAGTTTTTCCTTTCGTCTCTGGGACGAATATAAAAACGAATATAGCACCAACCACCATAAAACCtgccaaaatcaaaaaataaatacgcaTACCAACTAGTCCGACCATGATTGGGAATATCTTAATCATCACACTCGACAAGATCATATTCACTATTGCGATTACACCACACCCTACGGATTTCGTTTCAGGTGGAAATAATTCACCGTTCATGATCCAGGGtacaccagcaaacccgataGAATAAAAGAATGTGTGCATGATTAGCGAAAACAAAGGTAGCCAACCGATGCTGAGGACCTCGGCTTCGGTAGAACCCTTCATCTGATAACAAAATCCCAGAATCACCAAGCATGGCATCATTCCAAGGCTAGAGGATAGGAGCAGAGGACGCCGACCAGTCCTGTCAATTACGACCCCGGTACAAATTTCCATGACAATGGTCATAAATGCGAGTATAATTATCGCGACGAATGGATCAATCGTACTTCCGGCAGCCCGTAATATGGACACTGCGTAGACGCAGATAGGATCGATACCAGATAATTGTTGAAAGAATATCAGACCGACGCAAGTAATTAGCGCTCTACGACCAGCTTTGCTTTGCCAGAGTTTTTTCAAGACGGCTCCTTGCGATTTCGATGTGTCCGCATCTTTTTGCAAAAGCGCGAGTTCCGCTGTATTTCCTTGAGCGTCACCTCGTAGTCGTGCCAAGAGACTTCCCGCTTCTACCATTCGGCCTTGTTGCACCAACCAAGTCGGCGATTCGACCAGAAACGGCGAAAGGGCATAAAATAAGAGTACCAAACAAGCACCAAGGATCGAAAATGTTCTGAAACTTAAAAAGGTACCGGCTATGTATGAGACAAATGTACCAATCGCTATGAGGATTCCGAAGGTGGATGACAAGATTCCTCGAATATCGGATTCAGATATTTCTCCGATGTAAGTCAATGTCAAAGCAAATGTACTGCCGCAGGCTATGCCACCTAGGAGCCTCGCTATGTATAAGCTCCACACTCCAGTTCCAAAAATCATAAGCAACCATGATAATAAGGAGAATATTGGAAACGTAAGGATAGCCCGTCGTCTTCCAAGTATGTCAGACAGTCTTCCTGCTGGAGTAGCTCCTATGATGGCGCCGATTCCGGCTGCACAAGCGATCCACGAACCCTGTTCTTCGGTAACGACAACAAAGGAATCTTCTGATGTGAGATACGGCAGCATCGGAGTTGCCCATCCTATGTTGATTCCAGCTTGCAAAACTGCTAACCCAGCTGTGTTTCAGAAAAGATGGAATTAGAGCTGTGGTTTTTGATGTCGTCATCGACATTGACAGGACCGAGGGTACAATTCACTGAATTACTTTATTTCCATCGAGACAAAAATTCCCCAGTACAAACTGCAGTACTGTAGAATTTTACAGGAGAAGAACAGATATCTACGGAACTAAACGTATGAAGATTTTTTTGGTAGCTGCGAAATTCGAACGCGATATCGCGTGATTttaaaaaaccaaattcaCGGATTCGATATACCTGaagaacatgaaaaaaaaatgaaatcacaaAAAATAGACCGCAACATCTATTTgatgttaattttttgaaaattttggaagacCGTTAGAATAAAACCCCGATGTGGTCCTTGAAAGGTTGACAAAATCGAGtacgacatttttttgttcaaacacttcattctgttctttttctccaatcaCTTGCCTTCAGCTGTGGCGATATACTGATACAGCCGACTTCTGGTCTTCAAGTACTGTTTCGATATATCCTCTTGTACCATGTCGTCCTCCTACTGAATTAAACCATAATCATTTCAGCGCTAAAAAACTAAgctaaaataattcaaaaactcAATCCAGATTCCATTAGTTTCGAGATGAAAATCTTTCACTATACTATTGACCTCTACTAACACGTCGAATGAACTATTAGTCGAGCCACTAAACAGCTGGAAATTATAATCACTTGATCCCGATAGTTACTGTTGGAAATTGTTTGTCACGGCTATTCTATCGAATTTCAATACTCACTATTAATTACTGAggggtttgattttttttcgcaacggATCAGCGTGTCTTCGTGTCTCTGTACTATCTACGCGTAAAGACACAGCGTTTTATTcgacggaaggaaaaaatttgttaactAATTAACCGAATCGTTTAATTCAAGTACATTTTTGTCAGTTATGGGTATTCACCAATTACGTAGAAGGAAATGACAAAGCACCGTACTGATATTTTGATAGTACCTAATTAACAGGTGCACTCAATTATCTACCGCGCACTATTCCGGATTCAATAAACAATTACCATTCAGCACTCGTAATAGATTTACGTAGAGTCGTTGAGTGTGtaactgaaaattttgtaaattcaGAATCATGAAGGTGAtttaaaaatatgataaaatttaAGTCAGCATATGATTCACTCTGTATTCAAGGTAGACGAATTCTACGATAAGGGGTAACCGTTAGGAAGTATAACAAACGGAAGAACAAAGGGGACGCtaattctttgcttttttaaaTCCGTTATTTCGACTCTTCAAGATTTCCGAAATCTTCGATACTCAGGTATTCACATCGTACTCGGTGAGATAATGGCAAACATTTTACAAGCAATAATAGTCATGTGGGAGGTACTGCAGTTACAACTATCTGACCGTCACAAGTCTGAGGCAGGGCATAGGATAACCGCAGATTCACAGAAGAGTTTTCGAAATGTTATCTGATCATTTACCGTACAATTTTTATGTTATTCGTGCTGACGCAAATTGATGGTTGCGCAGGAGTGAATGAGTTTAaccaaaagataaaaagaaaggttCGGGATCATGGCTGGATTACTATAGTCCCTCGTAACCAATTTGAGTGAAACCTGCTGTAATAATAAAGCAAAAAAGTTTTCTCATTTGATATTTTGTCCCACACCCCATGATTCTCCGGTTGAGCCGCACCACTCGGAGTCCCGAcccaaaatgagaaaaaaaaaattctgagaaAAAGTTCAGAAAAGATTCCAGCAAAGATCCAACCAATCTCAACAAGTGTATCCAAACTTTTAGCCAGCAGTGTAGTTAATTGAGCAACAATACGTGACGAGGCCGATTCCATAGATTAACTATATCTACCATCTCAATGGCCATGGGCACAGGGTATCGCCAGAGTAAtttaaaatcatgaaaaaagatattaaACAGCGTCGACGGCCTCAAGCTATACCGGATCAACCGAAGTCGGCCGAGTCGTGTCTTGGACTATTCTCTGAGGGACAGTTTCAACGCCAcagattaattattcatcaatttattgaaaatgatagaaaaattttattcacgttGTTGTTTGGCAAATTTCAGCTAAACTAATACCGATAAAATGTCGCGCTACGGCTCATTTTTTAGATAATTATCGGTCGAATAtcagttttccatttttaacaatttttttgcggCTAGACCCGTTCAAAGAATTCATCAAACTTTTGAAGATGTACTATTCTTGGTGGTCTAACCAacttgtgaaaaaatcgaCCGACTTATATTCGGCCGCAATAGGATGCATGTTCAATTCGACTGAACCGATTCTCCCTGGGCGGTTATTCAAACCGAAGCAAACACGAATACGTCGAAGCGTACTCATTATTAGCATAGTGTATAgaatataagtatattttacaattagGCGGATTCAACAGACGCAATGAATTATGTTTGTATCAACTGATCTCTGTCAACAGATTACAACAAACGAAGCTGATTATAACATGGCCGTATTGTTTCATCTGTTTGTTCAGATCAGTTCCATTTATGCTACAAGTGGAAAGCATAATCTATACTGTGTTGAttacatacataaatgtatgcTTAATATAGCATGCAAACGTAACGACCCACCGACACTTCACGCGGTATACATGGAAATCCAGACAGTATCCGGAAATCTTGTTGACTCACAATTTCGTTCTGCCCGAAGGTCTTGTTTACATTTACATAGAAACGATCATGAAtgtttgttttcgttttcggGAGGTTATAGTCATTACAGAGTCATAAAGTTCTCTTCAGACAGCCAAATTaggggatgaataaaaaaaaaatcacaagatattagaatcgaaaaataagcaataGTTTAATCTATCACGTCAACCTTGCACAGGTCTTTcaatatacgtaaatatacatatgtaacatGCTTCATAattgtaatgataatgattgaGCTTTACACGATTTCAGCTGTATTTCATCGTctcgaaaaaattgtaaaggtAGAAAGCGAAGGAATAATCGCAGCAGTGACGGTGGATTTCGGAAAACAGCTATATGAttgtatttatttgaaatttatacagTAGTTGACATGATATGTACAGAGTGATAAAAACATAGACGTGCGTAATTATTGTGACATCACAGCCATACCAATTGTATAATCCTGCAACAGCATATCTTACACTAATTCCAAATTAATTAGACTCGTTATGGCCGAGTCACATGGATTGCGGTTACACTGCTGAATCGACTGCCACAATTGTGTTCTTTTTTACGGGGCATTTTGTGACTGAGGTTCatcgatctttttctttttcccactCAATTCGTATTGTATTTCTTGGAGAGTTTTACCTTTGGTCTCTGGGACGACAAAGATGGTAAAGATAAAAGCTGACACCATGAGACCAGAAAATATCCAAAATACTACAGCTTCACCTACGGAAATTACCAACCGTGTATACATACTCATAACTAAAGCGCCCATACTCCAGTTCAATACAACGGTACAAGCATTCGCTACACTTTTTGTgttagatgaaaataattcgccaTTCATTATCCAGGGTATACATCCGAATCCAACGGAATACGAAATCATGTAGAGAATCAACGAGACTAGAGGAACCCACCCGTAATCTGTCAAATCGATTCCAGaacttttgaatttaaaataacATCCGATAGTCGACAAGCTCATTATAATGCCAAGTTCGGAAATAAATAACAGCGGGCGACGGCCAATTCTGTCAACGACAAATCCAGCGCACACTTCCATTATAACTTCTACTATGCTAAGCATAACCGCCGATAGAAATGGGTCTATCGTACTACCTGCAGCCTGGAATATTAGTACAGTGTAAACGATGACGGCATCGACACCGGTAAGTTGTTGAAAAAGAGCTAAGCCAAGTGAAGTTGTTATCCCTCTTCGGCCAGCTCGAGTTGAGACGAGTTCTCTGAAGCCACCCTTTCTAGTTTCTTGTTCAGCTATGTCGTCTTGACAAGCAACCAATTCTGCTTTGACGTCACATTTCGAACCCCTGAGTCTTAGCAGGCAATCGGTAGCATCTTCCGTTCGACCTTGTTTGACCAGCCATATCGGAGATTCCGTCAAAAATGGCGAGAGTACAAAAAACGACAGTGCCAGGATACCACAAGAAACAGCGAACATCGTGTAACTTAAGTAAGCGCCTGCTGTAAAAGCATAGAGTGTTCCAGAGGCGATGAGAATCCCGAAGGATGATGCCAGGGTACCTCGAATTGACGGTTCAGCTATTTCTCCTATGTAGATAAGCGCTAAAACGCCTATTGCTCCTGAAGATATTCCTCCCAGACATCTCGCGACGTACAAACATTCGATATTGGGCCCGAAGATCACGAGTAACCATGATAGTAAATATggaatcgataaaataatcatcgcTAATCGCCTTCCGATTCTGTCGGATATTTTTCCAGCTGGAATCGCACCAAATACCGCACTGATTCCAAGCGAAGAACTGATCCACGAAGCTTGCGTCAAACTCACGGACATGAAAGATTCATGGGACAGAAGGAACGGCAATACGGGTGATGTCCATCCTAGCGTGATACCGATTTGCAGAGCCGTCAATCCAACTAGAAGAATATTCACGATTCGGATTGATTTCTACAAGTTCACgtagaagaaataataaagtgATTTTTCAGAGCTTTATTCGAAGTTAACAACTGACCTATGGCTGTTGAGAGGTACTGATGAAGTTTGCTTCCTTCCGTGATTGAACATTCCAAGTCCCCTTTTGACGGATCTTCTTTACCGTTTTGAACCATTTTCTGTTATTAGGAGCCTACGGTTACACCGAAATATAACAAGCCAAACTTGCTACGTTCCAATTTTTGGTTTCAAATTCTTTCGGAATATTCAAGTAACTGTGCTTCGCAACCGCATCATTGAATAACAAtgatatcgaaatttttatttatggcGTGCTCGGATGAAAAGGGAATCTAATTGTGAGAACAGATTAACAATCCTTTCCGTTTACACGCGCGCCACTTCGTAACGATGTTATAACGATACCGTAACTGCGAAATCTTCGGTCTTCGGAAATTGTTTTCTAAATAGTAATATATGTACGGTAGACGATGATATTGTAATTCAAGCTGTTAAATTAaagacaaataaaatgaaaagtaaataagATTCCGAAATTTCCTCTATTGAGTGAACAggcaaattaatttatttccagCCCGATGCTCAAGGTTTAATTTACGGGCTCAATTATTCAAgcttacaaaaaataaaaatgaaatgccACCTGTAGAGTGTTGAGAGTACGATAAATTTCCGGCGTATgtcataaattatatattatgaaACGACATGATTAAAAATACACGCAATATTAGATGATTCCTTAAAGAATTTACTTATTGTTAATCAATTTCGAATAGCCCGTATAGGTATGCCTTATGATTGGTAGttggaataaatatttgtttttaatttgcaAATATTCATCAAGTAATGTAAATTGAAATAGTCATGGGATgtagtttttctttccttaaattttttcaaaaacaacgTTTAACCAATTAAAGAACGCACTGTGCAATTAGTTCTCAGATTTTCCATTGAGAAATTCAAtcgtagaaatatattttttcacacctCCCTCGTGATCTAAAGTTGATCAAAACTATCTCTGTAAATATTGTACTCGTCAGACCCACCTCTTGAAAatgtttatgaaaaaaaactttgataatggtgaaaatttcagaCTGGATAAACTATAGGTACCGTCTGCACCCATGAAAATCAACGCATACATGAGTGCATCGAACTGTGGAGATAACAATCAATTCGGTTTGGCATATCTAATTTTTGAGACTCAAATTAGTCGAAATTTACACATGATATGAAATGTACACACTTTCACGTGGGCAGCTCGGAGAGATCTACGCTACAGTTGATATGACCCACAGATGACTTTGTCGTTATACTGTTATAGGAATTTAAGTCGATGTTGCGACATGTTTGCTTGTAGCAATTTATGATTCGccaaattgtttgaaaaattttcacaataacTTGACAACTGATGACTTAAGAcaactgaaaatttaatttgccGAAAGAGACCACGCAAAAGAAGAATACGATTAGCTGGATATACATTAAAGTGACGCAATTAGTTTCATAAAttcgttcataaatttttttctattccaggTTCCAGGTTGACTGCTATCATTATGTTAATTATTACACATTAATATTGATTAATTGCGAGGATAAATCATGACACTAAATTTCATGAACAATATAAAAACACAGATGAAAACCTTGCTGCGTACAAGGACCATAATTGGGGTTGGTTTCGAACCAAAAATTTACTACAACGATGCGATTAGAAAGCAACTGAAGAACGTCGGAATTGTACGAAACCTCCTGATTGCGTCAGCCACTTTTTTCGGACCACAATGACGGATGATacggttttcgaaaatcgtaTCACCATTTCAGCTTGCATCCAGCTGCATTTGAGGAGATCAAGTTAGATCAGTAGTTGTGCAATCAGAAGCATCAAAGATTAGATCATTTTTGTCGAAGAAGACtctgtcttttctttttttacggcCTTCAGTCGTCGCCATGCACTGATAAAATCTTCGTCTGCTGTCGAAGTTCTTCTCCACTTTATATGTACAGGATCTCTCCATTGTTCATCTCGAGTCATGTCGTCCTTCTTTTGATCTTCCTATTCAATCAGAAATGTTGATTTTGAATGGTAAGTATTTGCATCCACGTAAGCTCTGCAcgagaatttttgattttcagtaTTCAGACTATGCAGCTAAATTGTGACCAGACCGTCGAATGGAGGaattcaatttgcaagaaaaataacTACGAAGCATAGAAGATACCAATTGATAAGCGGATAGTTTACTTGGCGAAAAACCTTGCACCCTAATTTCTTTATAgcttcttgaaaattttttttctcacgagaTAGATTGATTtttgtgttcgactttgacTCGCAGGAAAGAGATGAACATTCAGCTTCACAGACTCCGGAACGAATTGactatttgaagaaaataattatttttacgaaatATGCGAAGTATGATCTATATACTATTGTTAGGTTAGTAATAATGTAAATGCAAACAGTAAATGCGGATCAGTACAAGCATCAAGGTAATCAGAATGATATCAGTGTAATATCGGTACAAGGTCATCGGAACAATGTTAGACGATCTGATGgcaaagataaagaaatatgtttttttttctagtgaATATGCAACAGCCTGATTTCCATTATTGCTTCCATATTATCTCAACTTTGATTAATCGTGAGTATCAACCTTTGGATCACCTCGCAACCACTTTTGAAGTGAATC contains:
- the LOC105689058 gene encoding facilitated trehalose transporter Tret1-like; amino-acid sequence: MVQNGKEDPSKGDLECSITEGSKLHQYLSTAIVGLTALQIGITLGWTSPVLPFLLSHESFMSVSLTQASWISSSLGISAVFGAIPAGKISDRIGRRLAMIILSIPYLLSWLLVIFGPNIECLYVARCLGGISSGAIGVLALIYIGEIAEPSIRGTLASSFGILIASGTLYAFTAGAYLSYTMFAVSCGILALSFFVLSPFLTESPIWLVKQGRTEDATDCLLRLRGSKCDVKAELVACQDDIAEQETRKGGFRELVSTRAGRRGITTSLGLALFQQLTGVDAVIVYTVLIFQAAGSTIDPFLSAVMLSIVEVIMEVCAGFVVDRIGRRPLLFISELGIIMSLSTIGCYFKFKSSGIDLTDYGWVPLVSLILYMISYSVGFGCIPWIMNGELFSSNTKSVANACTVVLNWSMGALVMSMYTRLVISVGEAVVFWIFSGLMVSAFIFTIFVVPETKGKTLQEIQYELSGKKKKIDEPQSQNAP
- the LOC105689057 gene encoding facilitated trehalose transporter Tret1-2 homolog, encoding MVQEDISKQYLKTRSRLYQYIATAEAGLAVLQAGINIGWATPMLPYLTSEDSFVVVTEEQGSWIACAAGIGAIIGATPAGRLSDILGRRRAILTFPIFSLLSWLLMIFGTGVWSLYIARLLGGIACGSTFALTLTYIGEISESDIRGILSSTFGILIAIGTFVSYIAGTFLSFRTFSILGACLVLLFYALSPFLVESPTWLVQQGRMVEAGSLLARLRGDAQGNTAELALLQKDADTSKSQGAVLKKLWQSKAGRRALITCVGLIFFQQLSGIDPICVYAVSILRAAGSTIDPFVAIIILAFMTIVMEICTGVVIDRTGRRPLLLSSSLGMMPCLVILGFCYQMKGSTEAEVLSIGWLPLFSLIMHTFFYSIGFAGVPWIMNGELFPPETKSVGCGVIAIVNMILSSVMIKIFPIMVGLVGMRIYFLILAGFMVVGAIFVFIFVPETKGKTLQRIQSILRGQNPYTYQRKARKNRTPPNQPPRSTP